A stretch of Planctomicrobium piriforme DNA encodes these proteins:
- the mutL gene encoding DNA mismatch repair endonuclease MutL, with protein sequence MHTDVTSRIRQLPTSVINKIAAGEVIERPASVVKELLENCVDALATRIDVDVEQGGAELIRITDNGEGIHPDDVELTVASHATSKLVDADDLFSVKTMGFRGEALASVAEISHFRLRTKQRDQLMGVELEVHGGIVKEPRACGAPDGTQIEVRQLFFNTPVRRKFLKTASTEFAHIAEQFTRIALANPGLQMTLRHNGRCVHELPPTHQLIERIELFFGGEVAQHLISVEAEHAGARIWGFVAHPSQNKSTRKGQYLFLNGRWIQDRSLQHALGEAYRGLVMVGRYPVAFLFLELPPDQVDVNVHPTKSEVRFQDSQTLYRLLLSTIRNRFLSMDLDSRLSVGAAPSLELSSEPPARQEVQRELVSWATAELQRQADAGWSAPPPVPASPATSAASDDEFDRLLAPPSMSPSAPVAYATTAEAAITPASASAEVRAMQVHDCYLVVETTEGITVIDQHALHERIMYEQLRRRVLSGGVEVQRLLIPITVSLTGREAGILLDQIELLEELGLQVQDFGGNTIALTGYPTLMAKADPQSLVKDIVDLLESTGRKVERRDLLDSLLHMMSCKAAIKAGQRLSFEEMEALLAQRHLCDDAHHCPHGRPTALKLSRDELDRQFGRLGS encoded by the coding sequence ATGCACACGGACGTGACGTCCCGAATTCGCCAGCTTCCCACCAGCGTCATCAACAAGATTGCCGCAGGCGAGGTCATCGAACGGCCGGCCAGCGTCGTCAAGGAACTGCTGGAAAACTGCGTCGACGCCCTCGCCACCCGAATCGATGTTGATGTCGAGCAGGGGGGCGCGGAGCTGATCCGCATCACGGATAACGGCGAAGGGATTCACCCCGACGATGTCGAACTCACTGTCGCCAGCCATGCCACCAGCAAGCTGGTCGATGCCGACGATCTGTTCAGCGTGAAAACGATGGGGTTTCGAGGCGAGGCTTTGGCTTCAGTCGCCGAGATTTCGCATTTCCGCTTGCGGACCAAGCAGCGCGACCAGTTGATGGGGGTCGAACTCGAAGTCCACGGCGGAATCGTCAAGGAACCGCGAGCCTGCGGCGCGCCAGACGGCACGCAAATCGAAGTTCGCCAACTGTTCTTCAATACGCCCGTGCGGCGGAAGTTTCTCAAGACCGCCTCGACCGAGTTCGCGCATATCGCCGAACAGTTCACTCGAATTGCGCTCGCGAATCCCGGCCTGCAGATGACGCTCCGCCACAACGGCCGCTGCGTGCATGAACTGCCGCCGACGCATCAGCTCATCGAGCGCATCGAACTCTTCTTCGGCGGCGAAGTCGCGCAGCACCTGATATCAGTCGAGGCCGAACACGCCGGCGCCCGCATCTGGGGTTTCGTGGCCCATCCCAGTCAGAACAAATCGACCAGAAAAGGACAGTATCTGTTCCTGAACGGCCGCTGGATTCAGGACCGCTCGCTGCAGCATGCCCTCGGTGAAGCGTATCGCGGGCTGGTGATGGTCGGACGATACCCGGTGGCGTTTCTGTTCCTCGAACTCCCGCCGGATCAGGTCGACGTCAACGTCCATCCCACCAAGTCGGAGGTCCGGTTTCAGGACAGTCAGACGCTCTACCGATTGTTGCTTTCGACGATCCGGAATCGGTTCCTGTCGATGGACCTCGACTCGCGGCTCTCGGTCGGTGCCGCGCCGTCGCTCGAACTCTCCAGCGAGCCGCCGGCCCGACAGGAAGTGCAGCGGGAACTCGTCTCATGGGCGACTGCCGAATTGCAGCGGCAGGCCGACGCAGGCTGGTCCGCACCGCCGCCAGTTCCCGCCAGCCCTGCAACATCCGCCGCCAGCGATGACGAATTCGATCGTCTCCTCGCTCCGCCGTCGATGAGTCCATCCGCACCGGTGGCTTATGCAACGACCGCTGAAGCCGCGATCACGCCTGCTTCTGCATCGGCCGAAGTTCGGGCGATGCAGGTGCATGATTGCTACCTGGTGGTGGAGACGACCGAAGGCATCACCGTCATCGACCAGCATGCGCTGCACGAGCGGATCATGTACGAGCAATTGCGGCGACGGGTACTTTCCGGCGGAGTCGAAGTGCAGCGACTGCTGATTCCGATCACCGTTTCGCTCACCGGCCGCGAAGCCGGCATTCTGCTCGACCAGATCGAACTGCTGGAAGAACTAGGTCTGCAGGTACAAGACTTCGGCGGCAACACGATTGCCCTGACCGGTTACCCGACATTGATGGCAAAAGCCGATCCGCAGTCGCTGGTGAAAGACATTGTCGATCTGTTGGAATCGACCGGCCGCAAAGTCGAACGCCGCGACCTGCTCGACAGCCTGTTGCACATGATGTCCTGCAAAGCGGCGATCAAGGCCGGTCAGCGACTCTCGTTCGAAGAGATGGAAGCCCTGCTCGCACAACGCCACCTGTGCGACGACGCCCACCACTGCCCCCACGGCCGCCCAACGGCGCTCAAGCTGAGCCGCGACGAACTGGATCGACAGTTCGGACGGCTGGGGAGTTGA
- a CDS encoding DUF1559 family PulG-like putative transporter, which produces MLFWERPFLSNDFRFDRSMNTRAHYQVAILGCLFTVVLFGCSQSAPSTPEKDASGDSQASATNATETAYTHDQLKEIRKSDPSKYYGLLGKARKYDLKPIPQPTMDGKSVLGSAILAYHDQHRQYPPATFSSNPDGPQFSWRVAILPQLGYQDLYDEFQFDQPWDREANMKLLAKMPKEFETGSEAGKTSWRAFSGERVIPGNPSKSIRGVIEGVRNTLLFVNFGQGGAVPWTQPDVTVYEPDSCRQALSQGKDQAIPAILASGDYVELPGWIESYQLGPMLEVASGVLPKGSIAEGFPN; this is translated from the coding sequence TTGCTGTTTTGGGAACGACCCTTTCTCTCGAATGACTTCAGGTTTGATCGATCCATGAACACACGGGCTCATTACCAAGTTGCCATCCTGGGATGCCTTTTCACGGTTGTCCTGTTCGGCTGCTCGCAAAGCGCACCATCCACTCCAGAAAAAGACGCTTCAGGCGATTCGCAAGCGTCTGCAACGAATGCAACTGAAACCGCCTATACTCACGACCAACTGAAAGAGATCCGAAAATCAGATCCAAGCAAGTACTACGGGCTGTTAGGAAAGGCTCGGAAGTACGATTTGAAGCCGATTCCTCAACCGACCATGGATGGAAAAAGCGTCCTGGGGTCTGCGATTCTGGCCTATCACGACCAGCATCGGCAGTACCCGCCTGCCACGTTCTCATCAAATCCGGACGGTCCTCAATTCAGCTGGCGCGTCGCCATCCTGCCTCAATTGGGCTATCAGGATCTCTACGACGAATTCCAATTCGATCAGCCTTGGGACAGGGAAGCGAACATGAAACTCCTTGCCAAGATGCCCAAGGAGTTCGAAACCGGATCCGAGGCCGGCAAGACCAGTTGGCGAGCGTTTAGCGGCGAACGAGTTATCCCCGGTAATCCATCGAAGAGTATTCGTGGCGTGATTGAGGGTGTTCGAAATACTCTCCTCTTCGTGAATTTTGGCCAGGGTGGGGCAGTTCCTTGGACGCAGCCAGATGTGACGGTCTACGAACCGGATTCATGCCGGCAGGCATTGAGCCAGGGAAAGGACCAGGCCATCCCTGCGATTCTCGCATCCGGGGATTACGTCGAGCTTCCAGGGTGGATCGAGAGCTACCAACTCGGCCCCATGCTCGAAGTTGCAAGCGGAGTCCTTCCGAAGGGTTCCATCGCAGAAGGGTTTCCAAATTGA